The Hippoglossus hippoglossus isolate fHipHip1 chromosome 21, fHipHip1.pri, whole genome shotgun sequence genome contains a region encoding:
- the LOC117754463 gene encoding trace amine-associated receptor 13c-like, with the protein MEDGAQLCFPLHTNTSCRRPTSTWPEAVLVHVVPYSVSVLTVALNLLVIIAISHFRQLHTPTNILLLSLAVSDLLVGLLLMPVQILRKESCWFLGDLVCSLCIYVSLIVTSASVGDMVLISVDRYVAICDPLRYGTRVTEGRVKVCVCACWLGSVFYNSLYVKDDLMRPGRLNSCYGECLIVIGYVAGAVDLVLTFVVPITVIVVLYTRVFVVAVSQARAMRCHVTGVTLQLSATVISRRSELKAARTLGVLVLVFLFCFCPYYGVSLAGEHLLNSSSGSFVIYLFCFNSCLNPLIYALFYPWFRKAVTLIVNLQILQPGSCQANVL; encoded by the exons ATGGAGGACGGGGCGCAGCTCTGCTTTCCACTTCACACCAACACCTCCTGCAGGAGGCCCACCTCCACCTGGCCTGAAGCCGTGCTGGTGCACGTGGTTCCGTACTCGGTGTCCGTGCTCACGGTGGCTCTCAACCTGCTCGTCATCATCGCCATCTCCCACTTCAG gcagCTCCACACTCCCAccaacatcctcctcctctctctggccGTCTCAGATTTACTCGTGGGCCTCCTGCTGATGCCCGTACAAATCCTCAGGAAGGAGTCCTGCTGGTTCCTCGGGGATCTGGTGTGTTCTCTCTGTATTTATGTGTCGTTGATCGTCACCTCGGCCTCAGTCGGAGACATGGTGCTGATATCTGTCGACCGCTACGTGGCCATTTGTGACCCTCTGCGTTACGGGACCAGAGTCACTGAGGGGAgagtcaaagtgtgtgtgtgtgcgtgttggcTCGGCTCTGTTTTCTACAACAGCCTCTACGTGAAGGACGACCTGATGCGTCCGGGCAGGCTCAACTCCTGCTACGGAGAATGTCTGATCGTCATTGGTTATGTTGCAGGAGCCGTGGACCTGGTCCTGACCTTCGTTGTTCCCATCACTGTGATCGTGGTTCTGTACACGAGGGTGTTTGTGGTGGCCGTGTCTCAGGCCCGTGCGATGCGCTGCCACGTCACAGGCGTCACGCTGCAGCTCTCAGCGACCGTGATCTCCAGGAGGTCGGAGCTGAAAGCAGCCAGAACTCTCGGTGTCCTCGTCCTcgtctttctcttttgtttctgtccatATTACGGAGTTTCTCTGGCAGGAGAGCACCTGCTCAattcctcctctggctcctttGTGATTTACCTCTTCTGCTTTAACTCTTGTCTCAACCCACTCATCTACGCATTGTTCTACCCCTGGTTCAGAAAGGCAGTGACACTTATTGTCAATCTTCAGATCCTGCAGCCTGGTTCCTGTCAGGCCAACGTCCTGTAG